A single region of the Wenzhouxiangella sp. XN24 genome encodes:
- the phaP gene encoding TIGR01841 family phasin (Members of this family are phasins (small proteins associated with inclusions such as PHA granules). Note that several different families of phasins have been named PhaP despite very little sequence similarity to each other.) — translation MTYDDLYTQAQKAGAPLAEMTEFGFESFEKGFQMQADLLGDAIDLAVEQMKVAASTTSPTEYFQAQTKLAEEYVARVQKRAESLMETATEAQGKLAAWAEQGIKQAQSNFGETMAAAQAAAPKPAGKKGA, via the coding sequence ATGACGTACGACGACCTTTACACCCAGGCCCAGAAGGCCGGCGCACCCCTTGCCGAGATGACGGAATTCGGTTTCGAGAGCTTCGAGAAGGGTTTCCAGATGCAGGCCGACCTGCTGGGCGACGCGATCGATCTCGCCGTCGAGCAGATGAAAGTCGCCGCTTCGACGACCAGTCCGACCGAGTACTTCCAGGCCCAGACGAAGCTGGCCGAGGAATATGTCGCGCGGGTACAGAAGCGCGCGGAGAGCCTGATGGAAACCGCCACCGAGGCGCAGGGCAAGCTGGCCGCGTGGGCGGAACAGGGCATCAAGCAGGCCCAGTCGAATTTCGGCGAGACCATGGCCGCCGCGCAGGCCGCCGCGCCGAAGCCGGCAGGCAAGAAGGGCGCCTGA
- the phaR gene encoding polyhydroxyalkanoate synthesis repressor PhaR — protein MKERVIRKYANRRLYDPSESRHLTLDEVRELVVAGEKVRVEDAKTGEDLTRSILLQIIVEREEAGRPLLSAELLEQLIRFYGGAMQDFLSTYLERSVGAFVDQQQSFQEQVLTMMKDTPLSTVSQLAEQNLATWKELQQRMFGMSDTQSQNKKPGANKPK, from the coding sequence ATGAAAGAACGCGTCATCCGGAAATATGCCAATCGCCGCCTCTACGACCCGTCGGAGAGTCGCCACCTCACGCTGGACGAGGTCCGCGAGCTAGTAGTCGCGGGCGAGAAGGTGCGGGTCGAGGACGCCAAGACCGGCGAAGACCTCACCCGCAGCATCCTCCTGCAGATCATCGTCGAACGGGAAGAGGCGGGACGGCCGCTGCTGTCCGCCGAGTTGCTGGAGCAGCTGATCCGCTTCTACGGCGGCGCGATGCAGGACTTTCTCTCGACCTACCTCGAGCGCAGCGTCGGCGCTTTCGTGGATCAGCAGCAGAGCTTCCAGGAACAGGTCCTGACGATGATGAAGGATACGCCGCTGTCCACCGTCAGCCAGCTGGCCGAGCAGAACCTCGCCACCTGGAAGGAGCTCCAGCAGCGCATGTTCGGCATGTCGGATACGCAGTCGCAAAATAAAAAACCCGGCGCCAATAAGCCTAAGTAG
- the phbB gene encoding acetoacetyl-CoA reductase, translated as MSGRNALVTGGTGCIGRVICEVLLEAGYQVAANCHPGDAENAAKWQQELAARGLQIHIQPFDASDYEATRAGVAAVEAELGPVDLLVNAAGITRDGRLAKLAPADWQAVLRTNLDSVYNATKSVIEGMIERKFGRVVNISSVNGQRGQFGQANYSAAKAGVHGFTMAVAREVARKGITVNTVSPGYIESPLIMNVPEPIREGIREQIPVGRFGKPAEIARAVLFLASDDAAYITGTDLSVNGGYHMD; from the coding sequence ATGAGCGGACGAAACGCGCTGGTCACCGGGGGCACGGGCTGCATCGGCAGGGTCATCTGCGAGGTCCTGCTCGAGGCGGGTTACCAGGTGGCGGCCAACTGTCATCCCGGCGACGCGGAGAACGCGGCCAAATGGCAGCAGGAACTCGCCGCGCGCGGCTTGCAGATCCACATACAGCCCTTCGACGCCAGCGATTACGAGGCGACCCGCGCCGGCGTGGCAGCCGTCGAGGCCGAGCTCGGTCCCGTGGACCTGCTGGTGAATGCCGCCGGAATCACCCGCGACGGCCGCCTCGCCAAGCTGGCGCCGGCCGACTGGCAGGCGGTACTGCGTACCAACCTCGACAGCGTCTACAACGCCACGAAGTCGGTCATCGAGGGGATGATCGAGCGCAAGTTCGGGCGCGTCGTCAACATCTCCTCGGTGAACGGGCAGCGCGGCCAGTTCGGCCAGGCGAACTACTCGGCCGCCAAGGCCGGGGTGCACGGCTTCACGATGGCCGTCGCGCGCGAAGTGGCCCGCAAGGGCATCACCGTGAACACGGTCTCGCCGGGCTACATCGAGTCGCCCCTGATCATGAACGTCCCGGAGCCCATCCGCGAGGGCATCCGCGAGCAGATCCCGGTCGGCCGCTTCGGCAAGCCCGCCGAAATCGCACGCGCCGTGCTGTTTCTCGCCTCCGACGACGCCGCTTACATCACGGGGACGGACCTGTCGGTGAACGGCGGATACCACATGGACTGA
- a CDS encoding porin gives MRLNKPLSSGLLAAAVLAMVPHTASAWSPKLEVNENAWVQLGYLHQFWYESVDDKNAGDRSNDFFTRRNRIMLLGQAAEKVHFFVNYDAASGSAAGGRQDPVLTDAFIDYRIAPEFNVMVGRMLVPFTIDNQSSAVSLTALDYPTRTLANQPTTPSGAFWRDDGIMARGLLGGGMVGYRVGYFRGDRDATRNDGGDGRITGMVTINLASPQGGWFFNQNSLGALDVLTFGAGYDSMGRASTGFDDHEAWSLFFTAEQGIGAGHLSLNGTYIDWDGVIGGFGDGKSFSLQAAFLPTGSKWQPVVRWQQQDPDAGESLDTIGLGLSYYISGHRANIKAEYSIDDQFVGGEKTDAFRVGAQVFF, from the coding sequence ATGAGATTGAACAAGCCTCTCTCCAGCGGCCTGCTGGCGGCAGCCGTGCTCGCGATGGTGCCGCATACGGCAAGCGCATGGAGTCCGAAGCTCGAGGTGAACGAGAACGCCTGGGTCCAGCTGGGCTATCTGCACCAGTTCTGGTACGAGTCCGTCGACGACAAGAACGCCGGCGATCGCTCCAACGATTTCTTCACCCGCCGCAACCGCATCATGTTGCTCGGCCAGGCTGCAGAGAAGGTGCACTTCTTCGTCAACTACGACGCCGCCTCCGGCAGCGCCGCCGGCGGCCGCCAGGATCCGGTGCTCACCGACGCGTTCATCGACTACCGGATCGCTCCGGAATTCAACGTGATGGTCGGCCGCATGCTGGTGCCGTTCACGATCGACAACCAGTCGTCCGCCGTGTCGCTGACCGCGCTCGATTATCCGACCCGCACCCTGGCCAACCAGCCCACCACCCCCAGCGGCGCCTTCTGGCGCGACGACGGCATCATGGCCCGCGGCCTGCTCGGCGGCGGCATGGTCGGCTATCGCGTGGGTTACTTCCGCGGCGATCGCGACGCGACGCGCAATGACGGGGGCGACGGCCGCATCACGGGTATGGTCACGATTAACCTGGCCTCACCGCAGGGCGGCTGGTTCTTCAACCAGAACAGCCTCGGCGCGCTCGACGTGCTGACCTTCGGCGCAGGTTACGACAGCATGGGTCGCGCCAGCACTGGCTTCGACGACCACGAGGCCTGGAGCCTGTTCTTCACGGCGGAGCAGGGCATCGGGGCAGGTCACCTGTCGCTGAACGGCACCTACATCGACTGGGACGGCGTCATCGGCGGCTTTGGCGATGGCAAGAGCTTCAGCCTGCAGGCCGCGTTCCTGCCCACGGGCAGCAAGTGGCAGCCGGTGGTTCGCTGGCAGCAGCAGGACCCGGATGCCGGTGAGTCGCTCGACACCATCGGGCTGGGCCTGAGCTACTACATCAGCGGTCACCGCGCCAACATCAAGGCCGAGTACTCGATCGACGACCAGTTCGTCGGCGGCGAAAAGACCGACGCCTTCCGCGTCGGTGCTCAGGTGTTCTTCTAG
- the acs gene encoding acetate--CoA ligase yields the protein MTGSKVYPVQAEFARAAHCDSEKYAEMYAASIADPEAFWAEHGKRIDWIRPYSKVKDVSFDRHHLHIRWFEDGTLNASANCLDRHLAERGDQTAIIWEGDDPDESKHISYRDLYEQVCRLANGLKSLGIGKGDMVTIYMPMIPEAAVAMLACARIGAPHSIVFGGFSPESVAGRVQDCNSKLIITADEGLRGGRKVPLKANVDRALEQHKLDSVANVVVVKRTGGKVAWTEGRDVWYESLVADQPAECPVEEMNAEDTLFILYTSGSTGQPKGVLHTTGGYMVYASMTHEYVFDYQPGEIYWCTADVGWVTGHSYIVYGPLANGATTLMFEGVPNYPDSSRFWQVVDKHQVNIFYTAPTAIRALMREGEEPVRKTSRKSLRVLGSVGEPINPEAWEWYYHVVGDDRCPIVDTWWQTETGGILITPLPGATDLKPGSATLPFFGVQPAIVDNEGNTLEGATEGNLVLLDSWPGQMRTVFGDHDRFVQTYFSTFEGRYFTGDGARRDEDGYYWITGRVDDVLNVSGHRMGTAEIESALVAHPKVAEAAVVGFPHDIKGQGVYCYVTLQAGEEPTPELNKELRTWVRTEIGPIATPDVIQFAPGLPKTRSGKIMRRILRKVAAHEYGNLGDTSTLADPGVVDDLIENRKKIT from the coding sequence ATGACCGGATCCAAGGTCTATCCGGTGCAAGCCGAGTTTGCCCGGGCAGCGCACTGCGACAGCGAGAAATACGCGGAAATGTACGCGGCGTCCATCGCGGACCCCGAAGCCTTCTGGGCGGAACACGGTAAACGGATCGACTGGATAAGGCCGTACTCGAAAGTGAAGGACGTCTCCTTCGACCGCCATCACCTGCATATCCGCTGGTTCGAGGACGGCACGCTGAACGCGAGCGCGAACTGCCTCGATCGGCACCTCGCAGAACGCGGCGACCAGACGGCCATCATCTGGGAGGGCGACGACCCGGACGAGTCGAAGCACATCAGCTATCGCGACCTTTACGAGCAGGTCTGCCGCCTGGCCAACGGCCTGAAGTCGCTGGGCATCGGCAAGGGCGACATGGTCACGATCTACATGCCGATGATCCCGGAAGCCGCGGTCGCGATGCTGGCCTGCGCCCGCATCGGCGCACCGCATTCCATCGTGTTCGGCGGTTTCTCTCCCGAGTCGGTGGCCGGACGCGTCCAGGACTGCAACTCGAAGCTGATCATCACCGCCGACGAGGGCCTGCGCGGGGGCCGCAAGGTGCCGCTGAAAGCCAACGTGGACCGCGCCCTCGAGCAGCACAAGCTCGACAGCGTCGCCAACGTGGTGGTCGTCAAGCGCACCGGCGGCAAGGTCGCGTGGACCGAGGGCCGCGATGTCTGGTACGAGTCGCTGGTCGCCGACCAGCCGGCCGAGTGCCCGGTCGAGGAAATGAACGCGGAAGACACGCTGTTCATCCTCTACACCTCGGGTTCCACGGGCCAGCCCAAGGGCGTGCTGCACACTACCGGCGGCTACATGGTGTATGCCTCGATGACGCACGAGTACGTCTTCGACTACCAGCCCGGCGAGATCTACTGGTGCACGGCCGACGTCGGCTGGGTCACGGGCCACAGCTACATCGTCTACGGCCCGCTCGCGAACGGCGCCACGACGCTGATGTTCGAGGGCGTGCCGAACTACCCGGACAGCTCGCGCTTCTGGCAGGTGGTGGACAAACACCAGGTCAACATTTTCTACACGGCGCCGACCGCCATCCGCGCCCTGATGCGCGAAGGCGAGGAACCGGTCAGGAAGACCAGCCGCAAGAGCCTGCGCGTGCTCGGCTCGGTGGGCGAACCGATCAACCCGGAAGCCTGGGAGTGGTACTACCACGTCGTCGGCGACGATCGTTGCCCGATCGTCGACACCTGGTGGCAGACCGAGACCGGCGGCATCCTGATCACGCCGCTGCCCGGTGCCACCGACCTGAAACCCGGCTCGGCGACCCTGCCATTCTTCGGCGTGCAGCCGGCCATCGTGGACAACGAGGGCAACACCCTGGAGGGCGCCACCGAGGGTAACCTGGTGCTGCTCGACAGCTGGCCGGGCCAGATGCGCACGGTGTTCGGCGATCACGATCGCTTCGTGCAGACCTATTTCTCCACGTTCGAGGGCCGCTACTTCACGGGCGACGGCGCGCGCCGCGACGAGGACGGCTATTACTGGATCACCGGGCGCGTGGACGACGTGCTCAACGTCTCCGGCCACCGAATGGGCACGGCGGAGATCGAGAGCGCCCTCGTGGCCCATCCGAAGGTCGCGGAAGCGGCTGTCGTGGGCTTCCCGCACGACATCAAGGGCCAGGGCGTCTATTGCTACGTGACGCTGCAGGCCGGCGAAGAGCCGACCCCGGAGCTGAACAAGGAACTGCGGACCTGGGTACGCACCGAGATCGGGCCGATCGCGACACCGGACGTGATCCAGTTCGCGCCGGGCCTGCCGAAGACGCGTTCCGGCAAGATCATGCGCCGCATCCTGCGCAAGGTGGCGGCCCACGAGTACGGCAACCTCGGCGACACCTCGACGCTGGCGGATCCCGGCGTCGTGGACGACCTGATCGAGAATCGCAAGAAAATCACCTGA
- a CDS encoding response regulator transcription factor, with product MGESARIIVADDHPLFREALQQALAPMMPGVSFIEAESFESLQAAVGDCEDADLVLLDLEMPGAQGFSVLAWLRTQYPALPVVLVSATSDAGVMRRAVDFGASGFIPKSSPAETISEAIAAVLEGEIWLPEAALALDDSTLSEHEELARRVASLTPQQFRVLDMLAEGLLNKQIAAELQVSEATIKAHVTAIFRKLGVRSRTQAAVAARRLETSARPD from the coding sequence ATGGGCGAGAGTGCGCGCATTATCGTCGCAGACGACCACCCGCTGTTCCGTGAGGCGTTGCAGCAGGCGCTCGCCCCGATGATGCCCGGCGTAAGCTTCATCGAGGCGGAATCCTTCGAGTCCCTGCAGGCGGCCGTGGGCGATTGCGAGGATGCGGACCTGGTGCTGCTCGACCTGGAAATGCCGGGTGCGCAGGGTTTCTCGGTGCTCGCCTGGCTGCGCACGCAATACCCCGCGCTGCCGGTGGTGCTGGTGTCGGCGACCAGCGACGCCGGGGTCATGCGCCGCGCGGTGGATTTCGGCGCCTCCGGCTTCATCCCGAAATCGTCTCCCGCGGAAACCATTTCCGAGGCCATCGCCGCGGTGCTCGAGGGCGAGATCTGGCTGCCCGAGGCGGCGCTGGCGCTGGACGACTCGACGCTCTCGGAACACGAGGAACTGGCCCGGCGCGTCGCGAGCCTCACGCCGCAGCAGTTCCGGGTGCTGGACATGCTGGCGGAGGGGCTGCTGAACAAGCAGATCGCCGCCGAGCTGCAGGTCTCGGAGGCCACCATCAAGGCCCACGTGACCGCGATTTTCCGCAAGCTCGGCGTGCGCAGCCGCACCCAGGCGGCCGTCGCGGCGCGCCGGCTCGAGACCTCAGCCCGACCCGATTAA